A stretch of the Bordetella genomosp. 8 genome encodes the following:
- a CDS encoding cyclase family protein → MAKRWKQAPPGSSWGEFGDDDQRGRMNLVDRAKVLQGIAEVREGLTFCLSLPLDLPGGMALNPRRLPPRRYATLRDGKSAGVQGFCWSYASEDPALTDVVCDDVLLMNTQYSTQWDSLAHMGSRFDADGDGVDEAVFYNGFRAGVDLHAAPEDSKAVADWARFPGPTANALGIEQLAEHGAQGRGVLIDLEHHVGRKREAVGYDALMRMLDADGIAIEPGDMVCLHTGFGDMLMSMRGKPDVAHLHATGSGLDGNDAKLLRWIVDSRLACLISDNPAVELVQPVKFGQQGQPMRGPRLPLHEHCLFKHGIHLGELWWLTPLARWLRAHGRYRFLLTAPPLRLPGAVGSPATPIATV, encoded by the coding sequence ATGGCCAAACGATGGAAACAGGCGCCGCCGGGCAGTTCCTGGGGCGAATTCGGCGATGACGACCAGCGTGGTCGCATGAATCTGGTCGACCGCGCCAAGGTACTGCAAGGCATCGCGGAAGTGCGCGAAGGACTCACCTTCTGCCTCTCGCTGCCGCTGGACCTGCCCGGCGGCATGGCGCTGAACCCGCGGCGCCTTCCCCCGCGACGCTACGCCACGCTACGCGACGGCAAGAGCGCCGGCGTGCAGGGCTTCTGCTGGTCCTATGCCAGCGAAGATCCCGCGCTGACCGACGTGGTCTGCGACGACGTGCTGCTCATGAACACGCAGTACTCCACGCAATGGGACAGCCTGGCGCACATGGGCAGCCGCTTCGACGCGGATGGCGACGGCGTCGACGAGGCGGTGTTCTACAACGGCTTTCGCGCGGGCGTGGACCTGCACGCGGCGCCGGAGGATTCCAAGGCGGTCGCGGACTGGGCGAGATTTCCCGGCCCGACCGCGAACGCGCTGGGCATCGAGCAGCTCGCGGAACATGGCGCGCAGGGGCGCGGCGTACTGATCGATCTGGAGCACCACGTGGGGCGCAAGCGGGAGGCGGTCGGCTACGACGCGCTGATGCGCATGCTGGACGCGGACGGCATCGCGATCGAGCCCGGCGACATGGTCTGCCTGCATACCGGCTTCGGCGACATGCTGATGTCGATGCGCGGCAAGCCGGACGTCGCGCATCTGCACGCGACGGGCAGCGGCCTGGACGGCAACGACGCGAAGCTGCTGCGGTGGATCGTCGACAGCCGGCTCGCCTGCCTGATTTCCGACAACCCGGCGGTCGAACTGGTGCAGCCGGTCAAGTTCGGCCAGCAGGGACAGCCCATGCGCGGTCCGCGCCTGCCGCTGCACGAACACTGCCTGTTCAAGCACGGGATCCACCTTGGCGAACTGTGGTGGCTGACGCCGCTC
- a CDS encoding IclR family transcriptional regulator, with amino-acid sequence MKQSELADHETGGLEEGAGPEEGVIAVRRAMRILEAFGVEDAYLSLAELSRRTGCHRSTVLRLARTLAMDDYLAQRPDGNWRLAKGAGWLGACYQATFNVLEVVQPVLRELSDATGESATFYVREGKQRICLARVDGPRSIRHHVRVGAALPLNLGSPGRVLLAFSGEPDEPYESIRRAGYMMSLGERDAEVSSISAPVYGINWSLVGAICISGPLSRLTEQVLLDNKDHILSAASKLSRAMMGVRQGQPR; translated from the coding sequence ATGAAGCAATCGGAACTGGCTGACCATGAAACCGGCGGCCTGGAAGAAGGCGCTGGCCCGGAAGAAGGCGTCATCGCCGTACGGCGCGCGATGCGCATCCTGGAAGCCTTCGGCGTGGAAGACGCCTACCTGTCCCTGGCGGAATTGAGCCGGCGCACCGGCTGCCACCGATCGACGGTGCTGCGTCTGGCGCGCACCCTGGCGATGGACGACTATCTGGCGCAGCGGCCCGACGGCAACTGGCGCCTGGCAAAGGGAGCCGGCTGGTTGGGGGCCTGCTACCAGGCCACTTTCAATGTGCTCGAAGTGGTGCAGCCGGTCCTGCGCGAGCTATCCGATGCCACCGGCGAAAGCGCCACGTTCTACGTGCGCGAAGGCAAGCAGCGGATCTGCCTGGCCCGTGTGGACGGCCCCAGGTCGATACGCCATCACGTACGCGTGGGGGCCGCCTTGCCCCTGAACCTGGGCAGTCCGGGGCGCGTGCTGCTGGCGTTCTCGGGCGAGCCCGACGAGCCTTATGAATCGATACGGCGCGCGGGCTACATGATGTCGTTGGGCGAACGCGATGCGGAAGTGTCCAGCATCTCCGCGCCGGTCTATGGCATCAACTGGAGCCTGGTCGGCGCGATCTGCATCTCGGGGCCGTTATCGCGGTTGACCGAGCAGGTACTGCTGGACAACAAGGACCATATCCTGTCCGCGGCCAGCAAGCTGTCCCGCGCGATGATGGGCGTTCGGCAAGGCCAGCCGCGCTAG
- a CDS encoding 2-hydroxyacid dehydrogenase, with protein MSLVLIRKTAPTAQWVEALRHACPHLEVRVWPDTGPAEDVEFVLSWAADPGVIAGFPNLRAVFSLGAGVDHILKDPTVPAHLPVARMVDPTLTTGMVQYVCMAVLQRHRGWDAMRAFQREHAWRRPEARVSRVGIMGLGELGSACAPALQGLGFEVAGWSRRAKTLAGVHAYAGEDGLHAFLARTDILVNLLPLTAELENILDADTFARLPRGAYLINVGRGEHLVEADLLAALDAGQLSGATLDVFRVEPLPADHPFWTRADIAITPHNASMTHPGTAAAHVAANIARARAGQALLGQVDRQRGY; from the coding sequence ATGAGCCTGGTACTGATACGCAAGACCGCTCCCACCGCGCAATGGGTCGAAGCCCTGCGGCACGCCTGTCCCCACCTGGAGGTGCGCGTCTGGCCGGACACCGGACCCGCCGAGGACGTGGAGTTCGTGCTGAGCTGGGCCGCCGATCCCGGCGTCATCGCCGGCTTTCCGAACCTGCGTGCCGTCTTTTCGCTGGGCGCCGGCGTGGACCACATCCTGAAGGATCCCACCGTGCCCGCGCACCTGCCGGTAGCGCGCATGGTCGACCCTACGCTGACCACCGGCATGGTGCAGTACGTCTGCATGGCGGTGCTGCAACGGCATCGCGGCTGGGATGCCATGCGGGCATTCCAGCGCGAACATGCATGGCGACGGCCGGAAGCGCGCGTAAGCCGCGTCGGCATCATGGGGCTGGGCGAGCTGGGCAGCGCCTGCGCGCCTGCCTTGCAGGGCCTGGGCTTCGAGGTCGCCGGCTGGAGCCGGCGGGCCAAGACGCTGGCGGGCGTGCACGCCTACGCGGGCGAGGACGGGCTGCATGCATTCCTGGCGCGCACGGATATCCTGGTCAATCTGCTGCCCTTGACCGCGGAGCTGGAAAACATACTCGACGCCGACACGTTCGCGCGCCTGCCGCGCGGCGCCTACCTGATCAACGTGGGCCGTGGCGAGCATCTGGTCGAAGCCGACCTGCTGGCTGCGCTGGACGCGGGACAGTTGTCCGGTGCCACGCTCGATGTATTCCGCGTCGAGCCGCTGCCGGCCGATCATCCGTTCTGGACGCGCGCAGATATCGCCATCACGCCGCACAACGCCAGCATGACGCACCCCGGCACGGCCGCCGCGCACGTGGCCGCCAATATCGCCCGGGCGCGCGCGGGACAGGCGCTGCTCGGGCAGGTGGACCGGCAACGCGGATATTGA
- a CDS encoding Bug family tripartite tricarboxylate transporter substrate binding protein, with protein sequence MTTSTTSPHNGRRRFLASAAMLAVGAAGARAASAAPDAWPAGKPITWVVPYPPGGSTDVLGRSIAQQLNGLLATTVIVENKPGATGTIGAALVARAAPDGLTLLGTSIGPQAIAPHMMDKLPYDPIASFAPVITIGTIPHILVVGAAQPYTTLKDLVKAALASPGKLAFASGGTGTILQMQGELLQQQTGAKFLHVPYKGDTPALQDTLGGQVQFMFAPAAAALPHVKSGALRALAVTSAKRLAALPDTPTMTEQGYKDFVVEQWQAVFAPAGTPAAIVTRLNASIGEALRRPAVVELAGQLGITLAGGSPSDLDALRRADFEKWGRLIRAAHIKT encoded by the coding sequence ATGACGACATCGACGACTTCCCCACATAACGGCCGCAGGCGCTTCCTGGCGTCCGCGGCGATGCTGGCCGTTGGCGCGGCGGGCGCCCGCGCCGCGTCCGCCGCGCCGGACGCATGGCCGGCGGGCAAGCCCATCACCTGGGTCGTGCCCTACCCCCCCGGCGGCAGCACCGACGTATTGGGCCGCAGCATCGCGCAGCAACTGAATGGCTTGCTGGCGACCACGGTCATCGTCGAGAACAAGCCCGGCGCCACCGGCACCATCGGGGCGGCGCTGGTCGCCCGCGCGGCGCCGGACGGCCTGACCTTGCTGGGCACCTCGATCGGACCGCAGGCCATCGCGCCGCACATGATGGACAAGCTTCCCTACGACCCGATCGCGTCGTTCGCGCCCGTCATCACGATCGGCACCATTCCGCACATCCTGGTGGTGGGAGCCGCGCAACCCTATACGACGCTCAAGGATCTGGTAAAGGCGGCCCTGGCGTCGCCGGGCAAGCTCGCGTTCGCCTCGGGCGGCACCGGCACCATCCTGCAGATGCAGGGCGAACTGCTGCAACAACAGACCGGCGCGAAGTTCCTGCACGTTCCCTACAAAGGCGACACGCCCGCGCTGCAGGACACGCTGGGCGGACAGGTGCAGTTCATGTTCGCGCCGGCCGCCGCCGCCTTGCCGCATGTCAAGAGCGGCGCGCTCCGCGCACTGGCGGTGACGTCCGCCAAGCGCCTGGCCGCCCTGCCCGATACGCCCACCATGACCGAGCAAGGCTACAAGGACTTCGTCGTCGAGCAGTGGCAGGCGGTGTTCGCGCCCGCCGGCACCCCGGCGGCGATCGTCACGCGCCTGAACGCCTCGATAGGAGAGGCCTTGCGCCGCCCCGCGGTCGTGGAACTGGCCGGCCAACTCGGCATCACGCTGGCCGGAGGCTCGCCCTCCGACCTGGACGCGCTGCGCCGCGCCGACTTCGAAAAGTGGGGTCGCCTGATCCGCGCCGCGCACATCAAGACCTGA
- a CDS encoding Bug family tripartite tricarboxylate transporter substrate binding protein, whose product MLSIRRICAAFIVGACALHATAALAYPDKPIRLIVPFPPGGGTDALARQVANEMGTIKGWTFVIENRPGAGGNLGVDLVAKSAPDGYTLVIGQTSNLAINPTLYAKLPYDPERDLTPVGLVADAPLVLVVASNSPYKTLADVVAASKAKPGSLDVATSGNGTVAHLATVMFQKDAGISLTHVPYKGAAQGSTDLIGGQIAMYMSSVPTLIGHIRSGAMRALAVTSLQRTDDLPDVPTFAESGFKDFDAVTWFGLAGPKGMPADVVATLNKALNAALEAPATRKLFQAQGAAVRSSTPEAFGKLIHDDRVRWGQIVKESGARID is encoded by the coding sequence ATGCTATCCATCCGTCGTATTTGCGCGGCCTTTATCGTGGGCGCCTGCGCCCTGCACGCCACGGCCGCCCTGGCCTATCCCGACAAACCCATCCGCCTGATCGTGCCCTTCCCTCCGGGCGGCGGCACCGACGCGCTCGCGCGCCAGGTCGCCAACGAGATGGGAACCATAAAGGGTTGGACCTTCGTCATCGAAAACCGGCCCGGCGCGGGCGGCAACCTGGGTGTTGACCTGGTCGCCAAGTCGGCGCCCGACGGCTACACCCTGGTCATCGGCCAGACCAGCAACCTGGCGATCAACCCGACGCTCTATGCGAAGCTGCCTTACGACCCGGAGCGCGACCTGACGCCCGTGGGCCTGGTCGCCGACGCACCGCTGGTCCTCGTGGTGGCCAGCAACTCGCCCTACAAGACGCTGGCCGACGTGGTCGCGGCGTCCAAGGCCAAGCCGGGCTCGCTGGATGTGGCGACTTCCGGCAATGGCACGGTGGCCCATCTGGCGACCGTCATGTTCCAGAAGGACGCGGGCATCAGCTTGACGCACGTGCCCTACAAGGGCGCGGCGCAGGGCTCCACCGACCTGATCGGTGGCCAGATCGCCATGTACATGTCGTCGGTGCCGACCCTGATCGGCCACATCCGCAGTGGCGCGATGCGCGCGCTGGCCGTGACGTCCCTGCAGCGCACGGACGACCTGCCCGATGTGCCCACCTTCGCCGAATCCGGTTTCAAGGACTTCGACGCGGTGACCTGGTTCGGTCTCGCCGGCCCCAAGGGGATGCCCGCCGACGTGGTCGCCACGCTCAACAAGGCGCTCAACGCCGCGCTGGAGGCGCCGGCGACGCGCAAGTTGTTCCAGGCGCAGGGTGCCGCGGTGCGCAGCAGCACGCCGGAGGCTTTCGGCAAGCTGATCCATGACGACCGCGTCCGCTGGGGCCAGATCGTCAAGGAATCCGGCGCGCGTATCGACTGA
- a CDS encoding helix-turn-helix domain-containing protein, giving the protein MPPTSASYEARSVADLWLGQQIRRARKQQGLSISKLSEMCQISVGLLSQVERGISSPSVRMLRVISDALNIPSTTLLEFGNSPAADEKGVVARAGSHPALKAPEKGIEKVILTPQPSAGINVYRAYIEPGGSTGEELFTIERGEQVGLVLAGTLELWIEDKSFTLHPGDSFRYHSKAPHRWRNPGQEKAEVLWVVAAVPLQESAPPAAPAE; this is encoded by the coding sequence ATGCCTCCCACTTCCGCTTCCTATGAAGCCCGTAGCGTCGCCGACCTGTGGCTGGGCCAGCAGATCCGCCGGGCGCGCAAGCAACAAGGCCTGTCCATCTCCAAGCTGTCGGAGATGTGCCAGATCTCGGTGGGCCTGCTCAGCCAGGTGGAACGCGGCATCAGCTCGCCGTCGGTGCGCATGCTCAGGGTCATCTCCGACGCCCTGAACATCCCCAGCACCACCCTGTTGGAATTCGGCAACTCGCCCGCCGCCGACGAAAAAGGCGTGGTGGCGCGCGCCGGCAGCCATCCCGCGCTGAAGGCGCCGGAAAAAGGCATCGAGAAAGTCATCCTCACGCCCCAGCCTTCGGCCGGCATCAATGTGTACCGGGCGTATATCGAGCCGGGCGGCTCGACCGGAGAGGAGTTGTTCACCATCGAGCGCGGCGAACAGGTCGGCCTGGTGCTGGCCGGCACGCTGGAGCTCTGGATCGAGGACAAGAGCTTCACGCTGCATCCCGGCGACAGCTTTCGCTATCACAGCAAGGCGCCGCATCGCTGGCGCAATCCGGGCCAGGAAAAGGCCGAGGTGCTGTGGGTCGTCGCCGCGGTGCCCTTGCAGGAGTCCGCGCCGCCCGCGGCGCCCGCCGAATAA
- a CDS encoding ABC transporter substrate-binding protein: MSIARIKNAALFAALLGAGMATLAPAPALAAQVLNVGMAASDLATLDPHRASATQEKILMPWLYNGLTRFKPGSVSLESIEPDLAEKWDVSADKKVWTFTLRQDVQFHAGFGKMTAEDVVFSLDRARDPKTSSFAADFANVEKVEAVDPRTVRITLKSPSADLLYTLVGYQGGFIVSKKAVEQRGDNFRLQPVGTGPFEFEAYQASQSVTFKANKQYFRGAPRIDQIVYRYIRSDASRDLAYESGELDLVYGRQDQRWAERMKDRADTKLDIIEPAYQGLAFLNTSRKPFDDLRVRQAIAYAIDPSRIVLFKGKLVAADSPTVIPTATLGADPSVHLPGYDPAKATALLKEAGHANGLSFKVIQTQNAATLGPAQIIQAQLKKVNVLMDMDVVEHATYHQQIRKDLSDLVIYASSRFPIADNYLKEFYLSSSAIGQPTAAANFSHCNAADAEITAASKELDLEKRKALWKQAQQKIVDAVCAIPLFEQKIVWASRKSLDYGYDLQGSLSYGPLITEKTSLNK; encoded by the coding sequence ATGTCGATTGCACGCATCAAGAACGCCGCGCTGTTCGCCGCTCTGCTGGGCGCGGGTATGGCCACGCTGGCGCCCGCGCCGGCGCTCGCCGCCCAGGTCCTGAACGTCGGCATGGCGGCGTCCGACCTCGCCACGCTGGACCCTCACCGGGCGTCCGCCACGCAGGAAAAAATCCTGATGCCCTGGCTGTACAACGGCCTGACCCGCTTCAAGCCGGGTTCGGTTTCGCTGGAAAGCATCGAGCCCGACCTGGCGGAAAAGTGGGACGTCTCGGCCGACAAGAAGGTCTGGACCTTCACCCTGCGCCAGGACGTCCAGTTCCACGCGGGCTTCGGCAAGATGACCGCCGAGGACGTGGTGTTTTCCCTGGACCGGGCGCGCGATCCCAAGACGTCCTCGTTCGCGGCGGACTTCGCCAACGTCGAGAAGGTCGAAGCCGTGGACCCGCGCACCGTGCGCATCACGCTGAAGTCGCCGTCCGCGGACCTGCTCTACACGCTGGTCGGCTACCAGGGCGGATTCATCGTCAGCAAGAAGGCAGTGGAGCAGCGTGGCGACAACTTCCGCCTGCAACCGGTGGGCACCGGGCCCTTCGAGTTCGAGGCCTACCAGGCCAGCCAGTCGGTGACCTTCAAGGCCAACAAGCAGTATTTCCGGGGCGCGCCCCGCATCGACCAGATCGTCTATCGCTACATCCGTTCGGACGCCAGCCGCGACCTGGCCTATGAGTCCGGCGAACTCGACCTGGTCTACGGCCGGCAGGACCAGCGCTGGGCCGAACGCATGAAGGACCGCGCCGACACCAAGCTGGACATCATCGAACCGGCCTACCAGGGGCTGGCTTTCCTGAACACCTCGCGCAAGCCTTTCGACGACCTGCGCGTGCGGCAAGCGATCGCCTATGCGATCGATCCCAGCCGGATTGTGCTCTTCAAGGGGAAACTGGTGGCCGCCGACTCGCCCACCGTCATCCCGACGGCCACGCTGGGCGCGGATCCGAGCGTGCATCTGCCCGGCTACGATCCCGCCAAGGCGACCGCCCTGCTCAAGGAAGCCGGCCACGCCAACGGCCTGAGCTTCAAGGTCATCCAGACGCAGAACGCCGCCACACTCGGCCCGGCGCAGATCATCCAGGCGCAGCTGAAGAAAGTGAACGTGCTGATGGACATGGACGTCGTCGAGCACGCGACCTACCACCAGCAGATCCGCAAGGATCTCAGCGACCTGGTGATCTACGCATCGTCGCGCTTTCCCATCGCGGACAACTACCTGAAGGAGTTCTATCTCTCCAGCAGCGCCATCGGGCAGCCCACCGCCGCCGCCAACTTCTCGCATTGCAACGCCGCCGATGCCGAGATCACCGCGGCCAGCAAGGAGCTGGACCTGGAAAAGCGCAAGGCGCTGTGGAAACAGGCGCAGCAGAAGATCGTCGACGCGGTCTGCGCCATTCCGCTGTTCGAACAGAAGATCGTCTGGGCCAGCCGCAAGTCGCTGGACTATGGCTATGACCTGCAGGGGTCCTTGTCCTACGGTCCGCTGATCACCGAGAAGACCTCCCTGAACAAATAA
- a CDS encoding RraA family protein yields MSSPDIIKEFPRVSATIVEQAARFQPAILADVNGRRGAMHGRIRPLHPSMKLAGPAFTVEVRPGDNLMIHAAMSLAKPGDVLVIDGKADLTSALMGTIMMTACKQLGLAGVVIDGAARDSLEIVEMDYPVFAAGTNPNGPTKNIGGRIGHPVTVGGVTVHPGDFVIGDNDGVVVIERDEIEGLLPAADKKVKDEAARIAAIKGGDTAAKWLASALRTAGVLKEGETL; encoded by the coding sequence ATGAGCTCTCCCGACATCATCAAGGAATTTCCCCGCGTTTCCGCCACCATCGTCGAGCAGGCCGCGCGCTTCCAACCCGCCATCCTGGCCGACGTGAACGGACGCCGCGGCGCCATGCATGGCCGCATCCGGCCGTTGCATCCGTCCATGAAGCTGGCCGGCCCGGCCTTTACGGTCGAAGTGCGTCCAGGGGACAACCTGATGATCCACGCGGCGATGTCGCTGGCCAAGCCGGGCGACGTGCTGGTCATCGACGGCAAGGCCGACCTGACTTCCGCCTTGATGGGCACCATCATGATGACCGCCTGCAAGCAACTGGGCCTGGCAGGCGTGGTGATCGACGGCGCGGCGCGCGACAGCCTGGAAATCGTCGAGATGGATTACCCGGTGTTCGCCGCCGGCACGAATCCGAATGGTCCCACCAAGAACATCGGCGGCCGCATCGGCCATCCCGTCACGGTGGGCGGCGTCACTGTGCACCCTGGCGATTTCGTGATCGGCGACAACGACGGCGTGGTGGTGATCGAACGCGACGAGATCGAAGGCCTGCTGCCGGCGGCCGACAAGAAGGTGAAGGACGAAGCCGCGCGCATCGCCGCGATCAAGGGCGGCGATACGGCTGCCAAGTGGCTGGCCTCCGCGCTGCGCACGGCCGGCGTGCTGAAGGAAGGAGAAACGCTTTGA
- a CDS encoding hydroxyacid dehydrogenase: MTAADLAPQAVALLDGYEVVYAGKTPTEDDIVALCRQHDPVAIIVRYSKVGAAAMDAAPSLKVISKHGSGTDTIDKAAAQARGIAVLAAAGANAAAVAEQSAALLLACAKSVVLLDGRMREGHWDKSTHKSVELAGKTLGLIGLGAIGRRVARIAASMDMRVIGFDPYSKDLPADIASVDLPTIWRESDAISLHCPLTEENRGMVNADTLSQCKKGVIIVNTARGGLVDEQALLQAVRDGQVRTAGLDSFATEPMRAGHPFQAEPRIILSPHIGGVTREAYVKMGVGAVENALAVLRQQAAHA; encoded by the coding sequence GTGACCGCGGCCGACCTGGCGCCACAGGCGGTGGCGCTGCTGGATGGCTACGAGGTCGTCTATGCCGGCAAGACGCCGACTGAAGACGACATCGTGGCCCTGTGCCGGCAACACGATCCCGTCGCCATCATCGTGCGCTACAGCAAGGTCGGCGCGGCTGCCATGGACGCCGCGCCGTCGCTGAAGGTGATCTCCAAGCATGGCAGTGGCACCGACACCATCGACAAGGCAGCGGCCCAGGCGCGCGGCATCGCGGTCCTGGCCGCGGCGGGCGCCAACGCGGCGGCGGTGGCCGAGCAGAGCGCGGCCCTGCTGCTGGCCTGCGCGAAGTCGGTCGTCTTGCTCGACGGCCGCATGCGCGAGGGCCATTGGGACAAGTCCACGCACAAGAGCGTGGAACTGGCCGGCAAGACGCTGGGCCTGATCGGCCTGGGCGCCATCGGCCGCCGTGTCGCCCGCATCGCGGCCAGCATGGACATGCGCGTGATCGGCTTCGATCCTTACTCCAAGGACCTGCCCGCCGACATCGCCAGCGTGGACCTGCCGACGATCTGGCGCGAATCGGACGCCATCTCGCTGCACTGCCCGCTGACGGAGGAAAACCGCGGCATGGTGAACGCCGACACGCTGTCGCAATGCAAGAAAGGCGTGATCATCGTCAACACCGCGCGCGGCGGCCTGGTCGACGAGCAGGCCCTGTTGCAGGCCGTGCGCGACGGCCAGGTGCGTACCGCCGGGCTGGACAGCTTCGCCACCGAGCCCATGCGGGCCGGCCACCCCTTCCAGGCCGAACCGCGGATCATCCTGAGCCCGCATATCGGCGGCGTGACGCGGGAAGCCTACGTCAAGATGGGCGTGGGTGCGGTGGAAAACGCGCTGGCCGTCCTGCGGCAGCAGGCCGCGCACGCCTGA
- a CDS encoding FAD-dependent oxidoreductase, translating into MRPALQALEGRDFDIAIIGAGINGAATAHAAAQAGYRVLLVDKADYGSGSSARSSRLLHCGLRYLMPGGPVTTFLRHPGRFLDAVRTIKRSMAVRSELVRSGKAGLKPLRMHYPLFKDGPYAPWMVDVAFGILGAVSDGKVPLDYRRTSAARARAENPFLAFIAQPERIASIASYTEYQFDWPERAVVDLAMQAQAMGAVIRNYTAATSLRQQDGHWIIGLRDTVEGNEATIGARAVMNLGGVWVDQVNALAGKPVSRKITGTKGAHLVFRLPESCRGQGFAAMSTRNRPFYCMPWRDLHFFGPTETLYEGDLDDVHCDRDDVDFILSEVNHLFPALKLGRRNIVSTWAGIRPLTFDPALPMGHRSRRIYDLADDGLPGAYALSNGSLGAHRRTGADVLQALQARLGPPAGAAATAVPEDWSRTPADEHVVTLEDHLARRRGRVWDADLGLADIGTDAAELGRALGWPPARVETEIVEYQRLAQRLYGVR; encoded by the coding sequence ATGCGTCCAGCATTGCAGGCCCTGGAGGGCCGGGATTTCGACATCGCGATCATCGGCGCGGGCATCAACGGCGCGGCGACCGCCCATGCCGCCGCGCAGGCCGGCTACCGCGTCCTGCTCGTCGACAAGGCGGACTACGGCTCCGGGTCCAGCGCCCGGTCCAGCCGCCTGCTGCATTGCGGGCTGCGCTACCTGATGCCGGGCGGCCCGGTGACCACCTTCCTGCGCCATCCGGGCCGCTTCCTGGACGCGGTGCGCACCATCAAGCGGTCGATGGCCGTGCGCAGCGAGCTGGTGCGATCCGGGAAGGCCGGCCTGAAGCCCTTGCGCATGCACTATCCCCTGTTCAAGGATGGGCCCTATGCGCCGTGGATGGTGGATGTGGCCTTTGGCATCCTGGGCGCGGTATCCGACGGCAAGGTGCCGCTGGACTATCGCCGCACGTCCGCCGCGCGTGCCCGTGCCGAGAATCCCTTCCTGGCCTTCATCGCCCAACCCGAGCGCATCGCCAGCATCGCGTCCTACACCGAGTACCAGTTCGACTGGCCCGAACGCGCCGTGGTGGACCTGGCGATGCAGGCCCAGGCCATGGGCGCGGTCATCCGCAACTACACCGCGGCGACTTCCCTGCGGCAGCAGGACGGCCACTGGATCATCGGGCTGCGTGACACCGTCGAAGGCAACGAGGCGACCATCGGCGCGCGCGCCGTGATGAACCTGGGCGGCGTATGGGTGGACCAGGTCAATGCGCTCGCTGGCAAGCCCGTATCGCGCAAGATCACCGGCACCAAGGGCGCGCATCTGGTGTTCCGCCTGCCCGAGTCCTGCCGCGGCCAGGGCTTCGCGGCGATGTCCACGCGCAACCGGCCTTTCTATTGCATGCCGTGGCGCGACCTGCATTTCTTCGGGCCGACCGAGACCCTGTACGAAGGCGACCTGGACGATGTCCATTGCGACCGTGACGACGTCGACTTCATCCTAAGCGAAGTGAACCACCTGTTCCCGGCATTGAAGCTGGGAAGGCGGAATATCGTCTCGACGTGGGCCGGCATCCGGCCGCTGACCTTCGACCCCGCGCTGCCCATGGGACACCGCTCGCGCCGCATCTACGATCTGGCCGACGATGGCCTGCCCGGCGCCTACGCCTTGAGCAACGGTTCGCTGGGCGCGCATCGCCGCACGGGGGCGGATGTGCTGCAGGCTTTGCAGGCGCGCCTCGGTCCGCCGGCGGGCGCGGCGGCCACGGCCGTGCCGGAGGACTGGTCCCGCACGCCGGCCGACGAACACGTGGTGACGTTGGAAGATCATCTGGCGCGCCGCCGGGGCCGTGTCTGGGATGCCGACCTGGGCCTCGCGGATATCGGCACCGATGCCGCCGAACTCGGCCGGGCGCTGGGCTGGCCGCCGGCGCGCGTCGAAACCGAAATCGTCGAGTACCAGCGGCTGGCACAGCGGCTGTACGGTGTCCGATGA